The following proteins are encoded in a genomic region of Pseudomonadota bacterium:
- a CDS encoding zinc-dependent alcohol dehydrogenase family protein, whose protein sequence is MKAMILNAYGDDATFEPAELNTPEPAAGEVRVRIAATSVNTVDTMIRQLGQENLPLSPDLPAVLGMDFAGVVDAVGEGVSTFTVGDEVYGCAGGLSDLQGALAEYMVADVRLIALKPKSLSMREAAALPLVGITAYEGLSRAKVGAGQKVLVHGGTGGVGHVAVQLARHFGADVYATISSDDQADIVRGYGATPINYKTESVADYVAQHTDGRGFDVVFDSVGGANMLNSFEAAALNAHVASTVSLLEIDLTQVHFKGLSLHVVFMLIPMLHNVAREAHATILSTMTSIADAGQLKPLVDSNRFVLAQVGKAYAHLTSGAAIGKVVVEVESTN, encoded by the coding sequence ATGAAAGCAATGATCCTAAATGCTTACGGCGACGATGCGACCTTTGAGCCGGCCGAGCTCAATACGCCTGAGCCGGCGGCTGGCGAGGTACGCGTGCGCATCGCGGCCACCAGCGTCAACACCGTGGACACAATGATTCGTCAATTGGGGCAGGAGAATTTGCCGCTATCACCCGACTTACCCGCGGTCTTGGGCATGGACTTCGCTGGGGTCGTGGATGCCGTCGGGGAGGGGGTCAGTACGTTTACGGTCGGCGACGAGGTGTATGGTTGTGCAGGTGGATTGTCTGACTTGCAAGGCGCGCTCGCCGAGTACATGGTCGCCGATGTGCGGCTGATCGCGCTCAAGCCTAAATCGCTTTCGATGCGAGAAGCGGCGGCCTTACCATTGGTCGGCATTACCGCCTATGAAGGACTGTCCCGCGCCAAGGTTGGGGCAGGGCAAAAGGTGCTAGTACACGGCGGAACGGGTGGCGTTGGCCATGTTGCGGTTCAACTTGCCCGCCATTTTGGGGCCGACGTTTACGCGACCATTTCCTCCGACGATCAGGCCGACATCGTACGCGGTTATGGGGCCACACCAATTAACTACAAAACCGAGTCGGTCGCCGATTATGTGGCCCAACACACTGACGGGCGTGGCTTCGATGTGGTGTTTGATTCGGTGGGTGGTGCCAACATGCTCAATTCATTCGAGGCCGCGGCGCTAAACGCGCACGTCGCGTCCACGGTGTCCCTCCTGGAAATCGACTTGACCCAGGTGCATTTCAAAGGCCTGTCTCTCCATGTGGTCTTTATGCTCATCCCAATGCTCCACAATGTGGCACGAGAAGCGCACGCGACGATTTTATCAACTATGACGTCAATTGCTGACGCGGGTCAGCTCAAACCACTGGTGGATTCAAACCGCTTCGTGTTGGCGCAGGTGGGGAAGGCGTACGCTCACCTCACCAGTGGTGCCGCCATTGGCAAGGTGGTCGTCGAAGTCGAATCCACCAACTGA
- a CDS encoding MBL fold metallo-hydrolase, which yields MTRASIAPRARLTRMLFAGIWACWLSLSAAATECGATHQQALQILGSGGPIADDGRASSSYLVWSGGKAPVMVDTGSGSFLRFGEAGALVSELDFIGLSHLHTDHVGDFPALMKSGSFRHRRLPLVVAGPAGSALFPSVSAYLTQLFDSTTGAYRYLHSYVRDEDAPLIVQEVDSRDVVSVFRSDLMQIDSLAVPHGIVPALAFRVRIGGKTLVFGSDQNGSNDAFIDFVRDADVLVMHLVVPEGVRGPARRLHAAPSRIGEIARDANVSHLVLSHLMARSLSTLDDNLAQVRKRYKGPITVAHDLLCIDLDSSG from the coding sequence ATGACAAGGGCCTCTATTGCGCCTCGCGCACGATTGACCAGGATGCTATTCGCCGGTATCTGGGCCTGTTGGCTCAGCTTATCGGCGGCGGCGACTGAATGTGGCGCCACGCACCAACAGGCGCTGCAGATACTGGGTTCCGGGGGGCCCATTGCCGATGACGGGCGCGCCTCGTCCAGTTATCTGGTCTGGTCAGGCGGAAAAGCGCCAGTAATGGTCGATACGGGCAGCGGCAGTTTTTTGCGTTTTGGCGAGGCCGGCGCATTGGTGTCCGAGCTTGATTTTATTGGGCTGAGTCATCTCCATACGGATCATGTGGGCGACTTTCCGGCGCTGATGAAGAGCGGCTCTTTTCGCCATCGTCGACTTCCGCTCGTGGTCGCCGGTCCCGCTGGTTCGGCGTTGTTTCCCAGCGTTAGCGCCTACCTTACGCAACTCTTCGACTCAACCACCGGCGCCTACCGTTATCTTCATTCTTACGTGCGCGACGAGGACGCGCCTTTGATCGTGCAAGAAGTTGACTCGCGCGATGTCGTGTCGGTGTTTCGCTCCGACTTGATGCAAATCGATTCGCTCGCCGTGCCGCACGGTATCGTGCCCGCACTGGCCTTTCGAGTTCGAATCGGCGGTAAGACTCTTGTCTTTGGCAGTGATCAAAACGGCAGTAACGACGCTTTTATCGATTTTGTGCGCGACGCGGATGTCTTAGTGATGCACCTTGTTGTCCCAGAGGGCGTGCGCGGCCCCGCTCGACGGTTGCATGCCGCACCCAGTCGCATCGGCGAAATTGCCCGCGACGCCAATGTGTCGCACTTGGTTCTAAGCCATTTGATGGCGCGCAGTTTGTCGACACTTGACGACAATTTGGCGCAGGT